In Erythrolamprus reginae isolate rEryReg1 chromosome 10, rEryReg1.hap1, whole genome shotgun sequence, one DNA window encodes the following:
- the CSK gene encoding tyrosine-protein kinase CSK, with protein sequence MSGTQAAWPSGTECIAKYNFHGTADQDLSFSKGDVLTIISVTKDPNWYKAKNKVGREGIIPANYVQKREGMKPGIKLSLMPWFHGKITREQAERLLYPPETGLFLVRESTNYPGDYTLCVSCEGKVEHYRIIYSSSKLSIDEEVYFENLMQLVEHYTSDADGLCTRLMKPKVMEGTVAAQDEFSRSGWSLNMKDLKLLQTIGKGEFGDVMLGDYHGNKVAVKCIKNDATAQAFIAEASVMTQLRHSNLVQMLGVIVEEKGGLYIVTEYMAKGSLVDYLRSRGRSVLGGECLLKFSLDVCEAMAYLEANNFVHRDLAARNVLVSEDNIAKVSDFGLTKEASSTQDTGKLPVKWTAPEALREKKFSTKSDVWSFGILLWEIYSFGRVPYPRIPLKDVVPRVEKGYKMESPDGCPPIVYEVMKKCWTLDAAHRPSFHQLREQLEHIKSNELYL encoded by the exons ATGTCAGGAACGCAG GCTGCCTGGCCTTCCGGCACAGAATGTATCGCCAAGTATAATTTTCACGGCACAGCTGATCAAGATCTCTCCTTCAGCAAAGGAGATGTGCTCACCATCATCTCCGTCACCAAG GACCCCAACTGGTACAAAGCCAAAAACAAAGTGGGCCGCGAGGGGATCATCCCAGCTAACTACGTTCAGAAGCGCGAAGGGATGAAACCTGGAATCAAGCTTAGCCTAATGCC CTGGTTCCACGGGAAGATCACGCGGGAGCAAGCGGAGCGGCTGCTCTACCCTCCGGAAACGGGCCTCTTCCTGGTGCGCGAGAGCACCAACTACCCCGGCGATTACACGCTCTGCGTCAGCTGCGAAGGCAAAGTGGAGCATTACCGCATCATCTACTCCTCTAGCAAGCTGAGCATCGACGAAGAGGTCTACTTCGAGAACCTCATGCAGCTCGTGGAG CACTACACCTCGGACGCTGACGGGCTCTGCACTCGGCTCATGAAGCCAAAGGTCATGGAAGGCACCGTGGCAGCCCAAGACGAATTTTCACGGA GTGGATGGTCCCTCAACATGAAAGACTTGAAGCTGCTACAGACCATCGGGAAGGGAGAGTTCGGAG ATGTGATGCTGGGGGACTACCACGGGAACAAGGTGGCTGTGAAATGCATCAAAAACGACGCCACCGCACAAGCCTTCATAGCGGAAGCTTCGGTGATGAC ACAGCTCCGGCATAGCAATTTGGTCCAGATGTTGGGGGTGATCGTGGAGGAGAAAGGGGGCCTCTACATTGTCACGGAATATATGGCAAAG GGAAGTTTAGTCGATTATCTTCGTTCCCGTGGAAGATCGGTGCTGGGAGGCGAGTGTTTGTTGAAGTTTTCCTT AGACGTCTGCGAAGCCATGGCGTACTTGGAAGCCAACAACTTCGTTCACCGGGACTTGGCAGCGAGGAATGTGTTGGTCTCGGAGGACAATATTGCTAAAGTCAGCGACTTTGGACTGACTAAAGAAGCTTCGTCCACCCAGGACACGGGCAAACTCCCGGTGAAATGGACAGCACCAGAAGCACTTAGAGAAAAG AAATTTTCAACCAAATCAGACGTATGGAGCTTTGGAATTCTTCTCTGGGAAATCTATTCCTTTGGGCGAGTGCCTTATCcgagaatt cctCTGAAGGATGTGGTCCCTCGTGTGGAAAAGGGGTACAAGATGGAGTCGCCGGACGGTTGCCCCCCGATTGTCTACGAGGTGATGAAAAAATGCTGGACTTTGGACGCCGCCCACCGGCCGTCCTTCCATCAACTACGGGAACAGCTAGAGCATATCAAATCCAACGAGCTCTACCTGTGA